The following are encoded together in the Actinomycetota bacterium genome:
- a CDS encoding ATP-dependent helicase, producing the protein MFGDALNDAQRSAAAHGEGPLLIVAGAGTGKTTTLASRVAWLLTQGVRPERLLLLTFSRRSAREMTSRAERIAGEHDLPGVDASRIWGGTFHAIGNRLLRLHGRALGLDPSFTVLDQADAADVMNLLRDDLGFSGRDRRFPRKETLAGIYSRTVNAGERLADVLKRHYPWCLDEGDGIREIFGAYTERKRSQHTLDYDDLLLFWKALVTSEATRGPVSEMFDHVLVDEYQDTNALQADILAGLRPEGTPRNLTVVGDDAQAIYGFRAATVRNILEFPSRFPEATIIRLEQNYRSTPPILASSNSVIALSPQRHEKTLWSARRGDLAPTLRTCLDEAEQSDAVCAAVLAHREEGVPLKEQVVLFRAAHHCDQLEVELTRRNIPFVKYGGLKFMEAAHVKDTLAILRVLENPQDEVAWFRTLQLPEGMGPATARRLMQEIGVRADDRPSSPLTRFLDEPVEVPKAALDGVQELRSALRGCADETVLTPAAQIERLRGFLAPVLARRYDTAAARLRDLDQLAALAAGYEARQRFLAELTLDPPSSTGDLAGPPLLDEDWLVLSTIHSAKGLEWDVVHVIHAADGMIPSDMATGDDDEIEEERRLLYVAMTRARDALHVYWPMRYYRRPKGDPHSYSQLSRFLEPSGVRATFDEIGPAVDACDDDVVGLGSAVADVDTYLAGLWTE; encoded by the coding sequence ATGTTCGGAGATGCGCTGAACGACGCGCAACGATCGGCAGCGGCCCACGGTGAGGGGCCGCTGCTGATCGTGGCCGGGGCAGGCACCGGCAAGACCACCACGCTCGCCTCGCGCGTCGCATGGTTACTCACCCAGGGCGTGCGGCCCGAGCGGTTGCTGCTGCTCACGTTCAGCCGTCGCTCGGCGCGGGAGATGACCTCGCGGGCCGAGCGCATCGCCGGCGAGCACGACCTGCCCGGCGTCGACGCATCACGCATCTGGGGCGGAACGTTCCACGCGATCGGCAACCGGCTGCTGCGCCTGCACGGTCGCGCGCTCGGCCTCGACCCGTCGTTCACGGTGCTCGACCAGGCCGACGCCGCCGACGTGATGAACTTGCTCCGCGACGATCTCGGCTTCAGCGGCCGGGACCGACGCTTCCCGCGCAAGGAGACGCTCGCCGGCATCTACTCCCGCACCGTGAACGCCGGCGAGCGGCTCGCCGACGTGCTGAAGCGCCACTACCCCTGGTGCCTCGACGAGGGCGACGGCATCCGAGAGATCTTCGGCGCCTACACCGAGCGCAAGCGGTCGCAGCACACGCTCGACTACGACGACCTGCTGCTGTTCTGGAAGGCGCTCGTCACGAGCGAGGCCACCCGCGGTCCGGTGTCGGAGATGTTCGACCACGTGCTCGTCGACGAGTACCAGGACACGAACGCGCTGCAGGCCGACATCCTCGCGGGGCTCCGACCCGAAGGCACCCCGCGCAACCTGACGGTCGTCGGTGACGACGCGCAGGCGATCTACGGGTTCCGTGCGGCGACGGTGCGCAACATCCTGGAGTTCCCCTCGAGGTTCCCCGAGGCCACGATCATCCGGCTCGAGCAGAACTACCGATCGACACCGCCGATCCTCGCCTCGTCGAATTCAGTGATCGCGCTCAGCCCGCAGCGTCACGAGAAGACGCTGTGGTCGGCACGGCGCGGCGATCTCGCGCCGACGCTGCGCACCTGTCTCGACGAGGCCGAGCAGAGCGATGCCGTCTGCGCGGCCGTGCTGGCTCACCGCGAGGAGGGTGTGCCGCTCAAGGAGCAGGTCGTCCTGTTCCGTGCGGCCCACCACTGCGACCAGCTCGAGGTCGAGCTCACGCGCCGCAACATCCCGTTCGTGAAGTACGGCGGCCTGAAGTTCATGGAAGCCGCCCACGTGAAGGACACACTCGCGATCCTGCGGGTGCTCGAGAACCCGCAGGACGAGGTGGCGTGGTTCCGCACGCTGCAGCTGCCCGAGGGCATGGGCCCCGCGACGGCGAGGCGACTGATGCAGGAGATCGGCGTGCGAGCCGACGACCGGCCCTCGTCTCCGCTCACCCGCTTCCTCGACGAACCGGTCGAGGTGCCGAAGGCGGCGCTGGACGGCGTGCAGGAGCTGCGCTCCGCGCTCCGCGGATGTGCCGACGAGACCGTGCTCACGCCCGCCGCCCAGATCGAGCGGCTGCGCGGTTTCCTCGCGCCCGTCCTCGCCCGGCGTTACGACACGGCGGCCGCCCGGCTCCGCGATCTCGACCAGCTCGCGGCGCTCGCCGCCGGTTACGAGGCTCGACAGCGGTTCCTCGCGGAGCTCACGCTCGATCCGCCGTCGTCGACCGGCGACCTCGCCGGCCCTCCGCTCCTCGACGAGGACTGGCTGGTGCTCTCGACGATCCACTCGGCCAAGGGGCTCGAGTGGGACGTCGTGCACGTGATCCACGCGGCCGACGGCATGATCCCGAGCGACATGGCCACCGGCGACGACGACGAGATCGAGGAGGAGCGTCGGCTGCTCTACGTCGCGATGACCCGGGCGCGCGACGCGCTGCACGTCTACTGGCCGATGCGCTACTACCGCCGACCCAAGGGCGACCCACACTCCTACTCGCAGCTCTCCCGCTTCCTCGAGCCGTCCGGCGTTCGCGCGACGTTCGACGAGATCGGTCCCGCCGTCGACGCGTGCGATGACGACGTGGTCGGCCTCGGCTCGGCGGTGGCCGACGTCGACACCTACCTCGCCGGCCTCTGGACGGAGTAG
- a CDS encoding CDGSH iron-sulfur domain-containing protein, with protein sequence MEREGEGPRIEVREHGPYVVRGGVPLGRTAQVETEFGEPVGWVPDEPVDDPEESYELCRCGRSNDKPFCDGSHETADFDGTETAARSTIAERRFEFPAGDGTVSFDLATCEHAGYCGDRFTNWRRLARQADDPAVRERLMQMVRLCPSGALEIRPEADGEQLEPALPVSIGVVRDGPYWVRGRIPVTGADGEAYEVRNRITLCRCGRSANKPFCDGSHVHAGFRDG encoded by the coding sequence ATGGAGCGCGAAGGCGAGGGGCCGCGGATCGAGGTTCGGGAGCACGGTCCGTACGTCGTCCGCGGCGGTGTGCCGCTCGGCCGCACGGCCCAGGTCGAGACCGAGTTCGGGGAGCCGGTGGGCTGGGTGCCCGACGAGCCCGTCGACGACCCCGAGGAGAGCTACGAGCTCTGTCGGTGCGGTCGATCGAACGACAAGCCCTTCTGCGACGGGAGCCACGAGACCGCCGACTTCGACGGCACCGAGACCGCCGCCCGTTCGACGATCGCCGAACGCCGGTTCGAGTTCCCGGCCGGTGACGGCACGGTGAGCTTCGACCTCGCCACCTGCGAGCACGCGGGCTACTGCGGCGACCGATTCACGAACTGGCGCCGACTGGCCCGGCAGGCCGACGACCCCGCCGTGCGGGAACGACTGATGCAGATGGTGCGTCTCTGCCCGTCGGGTGCCCTGGAGATCCGACCGGAAGCCGACGGCGAGCAGCTGGAGCCCGCCCTGCCCGTGAGCATCGGGGTCGTGCGCGACGGGCCGTACTGGGTCCGGGGGCGCATCCCAGTGACGGGCGCCGACGGGGAGGCCTACGAGGTACGCAACCGGATCACCCTCTGTCGGTGCGGACGTTCCGCGAACAAGCCGTTCTGCGACGGTTCCCACGTGCATGCCGGGTTCCGGGACGGATGA
- a CDS encoding CDGSH iron-sulfur domain-containing protein — MSDGGPAIRVVRGGPLVVEGSAPLTRLERDGGGWVLSPALDTSDVYALCRCGDSSTLPFCDRDEPYGCFDEEAPSGGLVKPFGWELPDGTRPEIALKPNGPVRVAGGVPVRDDSSGAAVDAGERVSLCRCGASRCQPRCDGSHKIVGYREPR, encoded by the coding sequence ATGAGCGACGGGGGTCCCGCCATCCGGGTCGTGCGTGGCGGCCCCTTGGTCGTGGAAGGCTCCGCGCCGCTCACGCGGCTCGAACGCGATGGCGGCGGCTGGGTCCTGTCTCCCGCCCTCGACACCAGCGACGTGTACGCCCTCTGCCGATGCGGCGACTCCTCGACCCTGCCGTTCTGCGACCGTGACGAGCCGTACGGATGCTTCGACGAGGAAGCTCCGTCGGGAGGGCTCGTGAAGCCGTTCGGCTGGGAGCTTCCGGATGGAACACGGCCTGAGATCGCCCTCAAGCCGAACGGTCCGGTCCGCGTGGCGGGCGGGGTGCCGGTCCGCGACGACTCGTCCGGCGCGGCCGTCGACGCCGGCGAGCGCGTCTCGCTCTGCCGTTGTGGCGCGTCCCGATGTCAGCCGCGGTGCGACGGCTCCCACAAGATCGTCGGGTACCGAGAGCCGCGCTGA
- the msrA gene encoding peptide-methionine (S)-S-oxide reductase MsrA, whose amino-acid sequence MREIATFGAGCFWGVEWVFRQVPGVTEAVSGYAGGFVADPDYRLVCTGTTGHAEVVQVEFDSETVSYEQLLEVFWAMHDPTQVNRQGPDVGAQYRSAIFTHSPEQRAAAEASRDRAQASFERPIATEITDAGPFYAAEPYHQRYYEQNGHTPYCHVLPAGLLERLGLVGSEA is encoded by the coding sequence ATGCGCGAGATCGCCACGTTCGGAGCCGGATGCTTCTGGGGCGTCGAGTGGGTGTTTCGGCAGGTGCCGGGCGTGACCGAGGCCGTCTCCGGCTACGCCGGAGGCTTCGTCGCGGACCCCGACTACCGGCTCGTCTGCACCGGCACGACCGGCCATGCCGAGGTGGTGCAGGTCGAGTTCGATTCGGAGACCGTGAGCTACGAGCAGTTGCTCGAGGTGTTCTGGGCGATGCACGACCCGACCCAGGTGAACCGGCAAGGGCCGGACGTCGGCGCGCAGTACCGCAGCGCGATCTTCACGCACTCGCCCGAGCAGCGGGCGGCTGCCGAGGCCTCCAGGGACCGCGCGCAGGCGAGCTTCGAGCGTCCGATCGCGACCGAGATCACCGATGCAGGGCCGTTCTACGCCGCCGAGCCCTACCACCAGCGGTACTACGAGCAGAACGGGCACACGCCCTACTGTCACGTGCTCCCGGCGGGGCTGCTCGAACGCCTCGGTCTGGTCGGCTCCGAGGCCTGA
- a CDS encoding YihY/virulence factor BrkB family protein, which translates to MSGTPDLPGSDLPGSDPPPERGARDRLRASLSEGSARLEAARVDHPLIDAGFQVISRDRLLAGGLLASAVAFRMFLWIVPLAVVFVSVFGFYSAADPSEAAGLADDLGVTAFITGSVSQALEASGRGRWLALSIGLIALVWASRSLAVSLRAVHALAWGIRPVPPITWTARAVVAVSGLMAGIAFVFPMVSWLRDRSLGFGLIGMAVSIVVIGAFWTLASSMLPRPDDVPVRALVPGALLVGTVVELLHMVSVLYLPGRFERASSTYGSLGVAVAALAWLYFSGRAVVAGAVLNVTLWDRNHARNGTPHD; encoded by the coding sequence GTGAGCGGAACGCCCGACCTGCCGGGGTCCGACCTGCCGGGGTCCGACCCGCCACCCGAGCGCGGAGCCCGCGACCGACTCCGGGCCTCGCTGAGCGAGGGCTCCGCGAGGCTGGAAGCCGCCCGCGTCGACCATCCGCTGATCGATGCGGGGTTCCAAGTGATCAGCCGCGATCGCCTGCTGGCGGGCGGCCTTCTCGCGAGCGCGGTCGCCTTCCGCATGTTCCTCTGGATCGTTCCGCTCGCCGTGGTCTTCGTGTCGGTGTTCGGCTTCTACTCTGCAGCAGACCCGTCCGAGGCCGCGGGCCTGGCCGACGACCTGGGTGTGACCGCGTTCATCACGGGCTCCGTGAGCCAGGCCCTCGAGGCGTCGGGTCGTGGCCGGTGGCTGGCCCTGAGCATCGGTCTGATCGCGCTCGTCTGGGCATCTCGGTCTCTCGCCGTCTCCCTTCGCGCCGTGCACGCCCTCGCGTGGGGGATCCGCCCGGTCCCGCCGATCACCTGGACGGCGCGCGCGGTGGTGGCGGTCTCGGGGCTGATGGCCGGCATCGCGTTCGTGTTCCCGATGGTCAGCTGGCTCCGGGATCGGTCGCTCGGCTTCGGCCTGATCGGCATGGCCGTGAGCATCGTCGTGATCGGCGCGTTCTGGACCCTGGCCTCGTCGATGCTGCCGCGCCCCGACGATGTGCCGGTTCGAGCGCTCGTGCCCGGTGCGCTGCTCGTCGGCACCGTGGTCGAGCTGTTGCACATGGTGAGCGTTCTCTACCTGCCTGGTCGCTTCGAACGGGCATCCTCGACGTACGGGTCCCTGGGGGTCGCCGTGGCGGCCCTGGCGTGGCTGTACTTCTCGGGAAGGGCCGTCGTCGCGGGGGCCGTCCTGAACGTGACCCTGTGGGACCGGAACCACGCGCGTAACGGAACACCGCACGACTGA
- a CDS encoding zinc ribbon domain-containing protein yields MSQQEARVECPRCGRPETDPEINFCPTCGSPLRGEPGRLKLRRRLSGLFVFLTVLSLVVTVVGAWARAVALDTDRFVATVGPVIDDPSVQEALSVRLTDRVMEGLQVEDRVSTALAGLDQGELPVSPALLAAPITDGIRNVLLKRTEQAIASDAFQNLWNTALTRAHSQAIALLRGESTNATIEGDAVYINLLPFINDALASLEGQLSEIFNRTIDIPTITEANIEQAVGLLEQQFGVELPKDFGQIKVFESDALPAAQAAIVTIDRVIYALVALTLVLAIIAFVLSPRRLRTAIWLGFGAAIGLIVVRRLALRLDDAIVDRVTGETNQAAVGAVTSDVFQDLRDFTTLMLVAAILIGIGAYLAGRPPWLTRTFARASDGTLVPRDAGWIRWLGEHAPILRVVAVALGALVLFFANLGWISLLIVMALVAAAWFALTYLHDRMTGQADVATG; encoded by the coding sequence GTGAGCCAGCAGGAAGCGCGAGTCGAGTGTCCGCGGTGCGGACGACCTGAGACCGATCCCGAGATCAACTTCTGCCCGACGTGTGGGAGCCCGCTTCGAGGGGAGCCCGGACGCCTGAAGCTCCGACGCCGACTGTCCGGGTTGTTCGTGTTCCTCACCGTGCTGTCGTTGGTCGTGACGGTGGTCGGCGCATGGGCGCGAGCCGTCGCGCTCGACACCGACCGCTTCGTCGCCACCGTGGGTCCGGTGATCGACGACCCCTCGGTGCAGGAGGCCCTGAGCGTGCGTTTGACCGACCGCGTCATGGAGGGCCTGCAGGTCGAGGACCGGGTCTCGACCGCGCTGGCGGGGTTGGATCAGGGTGAGCTCCCCGTGTCACCCGCACTGCTCGCGGCACCGATCACCGACGGCATCCGCAACGTGTTGCTGAAGCGCACCGAACAGGCGATCGCCAGCGACGCGTTCCAGAACCTCTGGAACACCGCGCTCACGAGGGCGCACTCCCAGGCGATCGCGCTGCTCAGGGGTGAGAGCACGAACGCCACGATCGAGGGCGACGCCGTCTACATCAACCTGCTCCCGTTCATCAACGATGCGTTGGCGTCGCTCGAGGGGCAGCTGTCGGAGATCTTCAACCGGACGATCGACATCCCGACGATCACCGAGGCCAACATCGAGCAGGCGGTCGGCCTGCTCGAGCAGCAGTTCGGCGTGGAGCTGCCGAAGGACTTCGGCCAGATCAAGGTCTTCGAGTCCGACGCCCTTCCGGCGGCGCAGGCGGCCATCGTCACGATCGACCGCGTGATCTACGCGCTCGTGGCACTCACGCTCGTGCTCGCGATCATCGCGTTCGTGTTGTCCCCACGGCGCCTGCGCACCGCGATCTGGCTCGGGTTCGGCGCGGCGATCGGACTGATCGTGGTCCGGCGCCTCGCACTCCGCCTCGACGACGCGATCGTCGACCGAGTGACCGGTGAGACGAACCAGGCGGCGGTGGGTGCGGTCACGAGCGACGTCTTCCAGGATCTGCGCGACTTCACGACCCTGATGCTGGTGGCGGCGATCCTCATCGGGATCGGTGCATATCTCGCCGGACGGCCACCATGGCTGACCCGAACGTTCGCGCGCGCCTCCGACGGCACGCTGGTGCCGCGCGACGCGGGGTGGATCCGCTGGCTCGGTGAGCACGCGCCCATCCTCCGCGTGGTGGCCGTCGCGCTCGGGGCGCTGGTCCTGTTCTTCGCCAACCTCGGCTGGATATCGCTCCTGATCGTGATGGCCCTCGTCGCCGCAGCCTGGTTCGCGCTCACGTACCTGCACGATCGGATGACCGGCCAGGCCGACGTCGCGACGGGGTGA
- a CDS encoding NAD(P)/FAD-dependent oxidoreductase: MSQQQGNRYDAIVVGGGHNGLVAAALLAKRGARTLVLEKRHKTGGAADTSQPWPDEYPGVKVNTLSYTMSLMPPSLRRELQLERFGFKLLPLGQGYMPMRAGGSIIQADDDRKTRDSIAKVSKRDADAYFEFYEWISRVSDILGPLLMETPPHVGSKKPGDLWDLGKLAWKLRSHVDEAIVGDITRLFTMSATELLERWFESPEMKGFMAVNGIIGTWAGPDAPGTAYVLMHHSVGDIGDGQVASWGFMEGGMGAVSKACEESAKFFGAEVRVDAPVERITTSNGRATGVVLEGGEEIASTLVVTAVHPKITFLQQLDRNELPSSFVHDIEQWKTRSGTVKINLAIDRLPTFTADPDLDPEIHGGAIELLDDVEQLEQAYQQARFGEAATRPFSDTEIPTVVDRTLAPDGIHTVSMFTQWCPADWADDEDDHTEELEAYADRLIGHMDEVAPGFRDSVLARQIIGPKQMQEGWDLIGGNIFHGELTVDQLFHMRPAVGYADYRTPIAGLYQASSATHAGGGVTGLPGHHCVREIIRDKKRKSPS; this comes from the coding sequence ATGTCGCAGCAGCAGGGCAACCGATACGACGCGATCGTGGTCGGCGGCGGCCACAACGGCCTCGTCGCTGCCGCGCTCCTCGCCAAGCGCGGCGCGCGCACGCTCGTGCTCGAGAAGCGTCACAAGACGGGCGGCGCGGCCGACACGAGCCAGCCGTGGCCCGACGAGTACCCCGGCGTCAAGGTCAACACGCTCAGCTACACGATGTCGCTGATGCCCCCATCGCTCCGCCGCGAGCTCCAGCTCGAACGGTTCGGCTTCAAGCTGCTGCCGCTCGGCCAGGGGTACATGCCGATGCGCGCAGGCGGCTCGATCATCCAGGCCGACGACGACAGGAAGACCCGCGACTCGATCGCGAAGGTCTCCAAGCGCGACGCGGACGCCTACTTCGAGTTCTACGAGTGGATCTCGCGCGTCTCCGACATCCTCGGGCCGCTGTTGATGGAGACGCCGCCCCACGTCGGCTCGAAGAAGCCCGGCGACCTGTGGGACCTCGGCAAGCTCGCGTGGAAGCTGCGCTCGCACGTCGACGAAGCCATCGTGGGCGACATCACCCGCCTGTTCACGATGAGTGCCACGGAGCTGCTCGAGCGCTGGTTCGAGTCTCCCGAGATGAAGGGCTTCATGGCGGTCAACGGCATCATCGGCACGTGGGCAGGCCCCGACGCGCCGGGAACCGCCTACGTGCTGATGCACCACTCCGTCGGCGACATCGGCGACGGCCAGGTCGCGAGCTGGGGGTTCATGGAAGGCGGCATGGGCGCCGTCTCGAAAGCGTGCGAGGAATCGGCGAAGTTCTTCGGCGCGGAGGTCCGCGTCGATGCGCCGGTCGAGAGGATCACCACCTCGAACGGCCGGGCGACCGGTGTCGTGCTCGAGGGCGGCGAGGAGATCGCCTCGACGCTCGTCGTCACCGCCGTGCATCCGAAGATCACGTTCCTGCAGCAGCTCGATCGCAACGAGCTGCCGAGCTCGTTCGTGCACGACATCGAGCAGTGGAAGACGCGCAGCGGCACCGTGAAGATCAACCTCGCGATCGACCGGCTGCCGACGTTCACCGCCGACCCCGACCTCGACCCCGAGATCCACGGCGGGGCGATCGAGCTGCTCGACGACGTGGAGCAGTTGGAGCAGGCCTACCAGCAGGCCCGGTTCGGCGAGGCGGCCACGCGTCCGTTCAGCGACACCGAGATCCCGACGGTGGTCGACCGCACGCTGGCGCCAGACGGCATCCACACCGTCTCGATGTTCACCCAGTGGTGCCCGGCCGACTGGGCCGACGACGAGGACGACCACACCGAGGAGCTCGAGGCCTACGCCGACCGGCTGATCGGCCACATGGACGAGGTTGCACCGGGGTTCCGCGACAGCGTGCTCGCTCGCCAGATCATCGGCCCGAAGCAGATGCAGGAGGGGTGGGACCTGATCGGCGGGAACATCTTCCACGGGGAGCTCACGGTCGATCAGCTGTTCCACATGCGTCCGGCGGTCGGCTACGCCGACTACCGGACGCCGATCGCGGGTCTGTACCAGGCCTCCAGCGCCACCCATGCGGGCGGCGGCGTCACGGGCTTGCCCGGTCACCACTGCGTGCGCGAGATCATCAGGGACAAGAAGCGGAAGTCGCCGAGCTAG
- the sulP gene encoding sulfate permease, translated as MLGSEPGRTSWLPGLDALRNYQVAWLRSDVVAGVVLAAFLVPVGMGYAEAAGLPAITGLYATIVPLVAYAVFGPSRVLVLGPDSSLAPVIAAVVVGVSAGTPTTAIEVAGALAVLTGLVIAATGFFRLGFVTELLSRPTRLGYLTGIALTIVVGQIPKMLGFTVGADDLLDQIEAIADAVRSGAADPVTAVVGASALILIVVLGRWAPRLPATLIVVVGGIAAVALFDLQIVTVGVLPEGLPSFVVPTMPRDVLPELITAAFAIALVATADTSVLSQSLASRRKEEVDPDRELVALGVANLATGFFQGFPISSSASRTPVAIAAGARSQLTPLVGATAVALMLVVAPGLLRDLPQAVLGAVVVAAAVRLVDAAEIRRLWRMRRTEFALWAAAFLGVAVLGVLPGVFVAIVLSLVDFVRRAWRPYDATLVRVDELKGYHDVERHPEGRTIPGLLLYRFDAPLFFANASFFRREVRAHVAAAEEPVRWVVVAAEPITDIDTTAADMLGELMDDFDSAGITLAFAEMKGPVKDRLRAYGLYERVGDERFFPTIGTAVDGYVQTSGVGWVDWEERPPAT; from the coding sequence ATGCTCGGGTCAGAGCCCGGCCGCACGTCCTGGCTGCCGGGGCTCGACGCGCTCCGCAACTACCAGGTCGCGTGGCTGCGCTCCGACGTGGTCGCCGGTGTGGTGCTCGCGGCCTTCCTGGTGCCGGTCGGCATGGGCTACGCGGAGGCAGCCGGGCTACCGGCGATCACCGGCCTGTACGCCACGATCGTGCCCCTCGTTGCCTACGCGGTCTTCGGGCCCTCGCGCGTGCTGGTGCTGGGGCCGGATTCCTCGCTCGCGCCGGTGATCGCCGCCGTCGTCGTCGGCGTGTCCGCCGGCACCCCGACCACGGCGATCGAGGTCGCGGGCGCGCTGGCCGTGCTCACGGGACTGGTGATCGCGGCCACCGGGTTCTTCAGACTCGGCTTCGTCACTGAGCTGCTGTCGCGACCGACCAGGCTCGGCTACCTGACCGGCATCGCGCTCACGATCGTGGTGGGCCAGATCCCGAAGATGCTCGGGTTCACGGTCGGGGCCGACGACCTGCTCGACCAGATCGAGGCGATCGCCGACGCCGTGCGCAGCGGGGCCGCCGACCCCGTCACCGCGGTCGTCGGGGCATCGGCGCTGATCCTGATCGTCGTGCTCGGCCGGTGGGCCCCGCGCCTCCCTGCGACCCTGATCGTCGTGGTCGGCGGCATCGCGGCCGTCGCTCTCTTCGATCTGCAGATCGTTACGGTCGGGGTGCTACCGGAGGGTCTTCCGTCATTCGTCGTGCCGACGATGCCGAGGGACGTCCTCCCGGAGTTGATCACGGCGGCGTTCGCGATCGCGTTGGTGGCGACCGCCGACACGAGCGTGCTCTCCCAGTCGCTGGCCTCGCGACGTAAGGAAGAGGTCGACCCCGACCGCGAGCTCGTCGCGCTCGGCGTCGCGAACCTCGCGACCGGGTTCTTCCAGGGGTTCCCGATCTCGAGCAGCGCATCGCGGACGCCGGTCGCGATCGCGGCGGGCGCCCGGTCGCAGCTCACGCCGCTGGTCGGCGCGACCGCCGTCGCCCTCATGCTCGTCGTCGCGCCGGGGCTGCTCCGCGACCTGCCACAGGCAGTGCTCGGGGCCGTGGTCGTCGCGGCCGCCGTGCGCCTCGTCGACGCGGCGGAGATCCGCCGGCTCTGGCGCATGCGGCGCACCGAGTTCGCCCTCTGGGCGGCCGCCTTCCTCGGGGTTGCGGTGCTCGGTGTGCTGCCCGGCGTGTTCGTGGCGATCGTGCTCTCCCTCGTCGACTTCGTCCGGCGGGCATGGCGGCCCTACGACGCCACCCTCGTCCGCGTCGACGAGCTGAAGGGCTACCACGACGTCGAGCGTCACCCCGAAGGACGGACGATCCCCGGGCTGCTGCTCTACCGCTTCGACGCGCCTCTGTTCTTCGCGAACGCGTCGTTCTTCCGCCGGGAGGTGCGAGCGCACGTTGCGGCAGCCGAGGAGCCGGTGCGCTGGGTCGTCGTCGCCGCGGAGCCGATCACCGATATCGACACCACCGCCGCCGACATGCTCGGCGAGTTGATGGACGACTTCGATTCCGCCGGCATCACGCTGGCCTTCGCGGAGATGAAAGGACCTGTGAAGGACCGCCTCCGAGCGTATGGTCTGTACGAGCGCGTCGGCGACGAGCGCTTCTTCCCGACGATCGGCACGGCGGTCGACGGGTATGTGCAGACGTCGGGTGTCGGATGGGTCGACTGGGAGGAACGCCCTCCCGCCACCTAG
- the hemL gene encoding glutamate-1-semialdehyde 2,1-aminomutase, with protein MSGSEELFDRARAVIPGGVDSPVRAFGSVGGTPLFIDHGQGAEIVDVDGNRYVDLVQSWGALLFGHARAEIVDAATAAAARGTSYGAPTPGEVGLAERIVEAVPGIDRVRLVNSGTEAAMSAIRLARGATGRDLIVKFDGCYHGHSDPLLAKGAGSGLATLGIPSSPGVTEGAARDTLTAPFNDLIAVRAILAERGDDVAVVAVEPVAANMGVVPPEPGFLGGLRALCDEHGVLLLFDEVITGFRIAYGGAQSFYGVTPDLTVLGKVMGGGFPCAAFGGRADLMAHLAPEGPVYQAGTLSGNPVAVAAGIATLDLARLEDPYPKLEATADVLIGGIETSLEAAGIPAMVNRAGSLFSVFFTDRPVRDFDGARAADHGRYGRFFHHMLANGVALPPSGYELWTLSTTHGPEETERILGAVASFRD; from the coding sequence ATGAGCGGTTCCGAAGAGCTGTTCGACCGGGCCCGGGCCGTGATCCCAGGCGGGGTCGACTCCCCCGTGCGAGCGTTCGGGTCGGTCGGTGGCACACCCCTGTTCATCGATCACGGGCAGGGTGCGGAGATCGTCGACGTCGACGGGAACCGCTACGTCGACCTCGTGCAGTCCTGGGGCGCGTTGCTGTTCGGACACGCCCGGGCCGAGATCGTCGACGCCGCGACCGCCGCGGCGGCCCGTGGCACCTCCTACGGTGCGCCGACGCCCGGTGAGGTGGGGCTGGCGGAGCGTATCGTCGAGGCGGTGCCCGGCATCGACCGTGTTCGGCTCGTGAACAGCGGCACGGAAGCCGCGATGAGCGCGATCCGGCTCGCCCGCGGCGCGACCGGGCGAGACCTGATCGTGAAGTTCGACGGGTGCTACCACGGCCACTCCGACCCGCTGCTGGCCAAGGGCGCCGGCAGCGGGCTCGCGACGCTCGGGATCCCGTCATCACCCGGTGTGACCGAGGGTGCCGCTCGCGACACCCTCACCGCCCCGTTCAACGACCTGATCGCCGTGCGCGCGATCCTCGCCGAGCGCGGCGATGACGTCGCGGTCGTCGCGGTCGAACCCGTGGCCGCGAACATGGGCGTCGTGCCGCCCGAGCCCGGCTTCCTCGGGGGGCTCCGCGCGCTCTGCGACGAGCACGGGGTGCTGCTCCTGTTCGACGAGGTGATCACGGGGTTCCGCATCGCCTACGGCGGCGCGCAGTCGTTCTACGGCGTCACGCCGGATCTCACCGTGCTCGGCAAGGTGATGGGCGGGGGGTTCCCGTGCGCGGCGTTCGGCGGGCGCGCCGACCTGATGGCGCACCTCGCCCCCGAGGGCCCGGTCTATCAGGCAGGCACCCTCAGCGGGAACCCCGTCGCGGTGGCTGCCGGCATCGCGACGCTCGACCTGGCACGCCTCGAAGATCCGTACCCGAAACTGGAAGCCACCGCCGACGTCCTCATCGGCGGCATCGAGACGTCGCTCGAGGCGGCCGGCATCCCGGCGATGGTCAACCGGGCGGGATCCTTGTTCAGCGTCTTCTTCACCGACCGGCCCGTGCGCGACTTCGACGGGGCGCGCGCCGCCGACCACGGCCGCTACGGACGGTTCTTCCACCACATGCTGGCCAACGGCGTGGCACTGCCGCCGTCGGGTTACGAACTGTGGACCCTGAGCACGACGCACGGCCCCGAGGAGACGGAGAGGATCCTCGGGGCCGTGGCGTCGTTCCGGGACTGA